A single genomic interval of Daucus carota subsp. sativus chromosome 1, DH1 v3.0, whole genome shotgun sequence harbors:
- the LOC108205153 gene encoding 7-hydroxymethyl chlorophyll a reductase, chloroplastic, which translates to MAIINSNLYSLPFRSPVASASRDANTNPKSVKLRDDWRTKSRPIPPGGTYPAKDHCSQCGLCDTYYIAHVKNACAFLGDGMSRIEGLEPVVHGRGRKDDSLDETYLGVYEELLYARKIKPVEGAQWTGIVTTIAIEMLKSGMVEAVICVQSDPDDRFAPRPVLARTPEEVLAAKGVKPTLSPNLNTLALVEAAGVKRLLFCGVGCQVQALRSVEQHLNLEKLYVLGTNCVDNGKREGLDKFLKAASSEPESVLHYEFMQDYKVHLKHLDGHIEEVPYFCLPANELVDVIAPSCYSCFDYTNALADLVVGYMGVPKYAGVSMPRHPQYVTVRNERGREMLNLVKNLLEITPTVSSGDRRPFVMETVKADDKAKLGKGPAEPAPKFVGNIIAFLLNLVGPKGLEFARYSLDYHTIRNYLYVNRVWGKQRAEKHMPSYAKKLVAMYNQNDEIDQMLSSK; encoded by the exons ATGGCCATTATCAACTCCAACTTGTACTCTTTGCCCTTTAGATCTCCTGTTGCTTCTGCTTCCAGAG ATGCAAACACAAACCCAAAATCAGTTAAGCTAAGAGATGACTGGAGGACAAAATCTAGGCCAATTCCTCCTGGTGGGACCTACCCTGCTAAAGATCATTGCAG TCAATGCGGGTTATGTGATACTTACTATATTGCTCATGTGAAGAATGCTTGCGCTTTCTTGGGTGATGGCATGTCTAGAATTGAA GGACTGGAGCCTGTAGTCCATGGCCGAGGAAGAAAAGATGATTCATTAGATGAGACGTACTTGGGTGTCTACGAAGAACTTCTTTATGCTCGCAAAATTAAGCCCGTAGAAG gAGCTCAGTGGACAGGCATAGTGACAACAATTGCAATTGAAATGCTTAAATCAGGCATGGTGGAAGCTGTCATATGTGTACAGAG TGACCCAGACGATAGATTTGCTCCAAGACCTGTTTTAGCAAG GACACCAGAGGAAGTTCTTGCAGCTAAAGGTGTTAAACCAACACTGTCTCCTAACCTTAACACCCTTGCTCTAGTTGAG GCAGCAGGTGTTAAACGTCTTCTTTTTTGTGGTGTCGGGTGCCAGGTGCAAG CACTAAGGTCGGTCGAGCAACATCTAAATTTGGAGAAGCTATACGTGCTGGGCACCAATTGTG TGGATAATGGAAAGCGAGAAGGGCTGGATAAGTTTCTAAAGGCTGCTAGTAGTGAGCCAGAATCAGTTCTTCACTATGAGTTTATGCAAGATTACAAG GTTCACTTAAAGCATTTGGATGGCCATATTGAAGAG GTCCCCTATTTCTGCCTGCCAGCAAATGAGTTGGTTGACGTTATTGCCCCATCTTGCTATAG CTGTTTTGACTACACAAACGCATTAGCG GATTTGGTAGTGGGTTATATGGGTGTACCCAAGTATGCTGGAGTTAGCATGCCACGACATCCACAATATGTTACTGTAAG AAATGAACGTGGAAGAGAAATGCTCAATCTGGTGAAAAACCTTCTTGAGATTACTCCAACAGTTAGTAGT GGTGATCGTCGTCCATTTGTTATGGAGACCGTAAAGGCAGATGATAAGGCTAAGTTGG GGAAGGGTCCTGCGGAGCCTGCCCcaaaatttgtaggaaatatAATAGCATTTTTGCTAAACCTG GTTGGTCCAAAAGGTCTGGAATTTGCCCGCTATTCATTGGATTATCATACTATCAGGAATTATCTGTATGTAAATCGTGTGTGGGGTAAACAAAG AGCCGAGAAGCACATGCCATCGTATGCAAAGAAACTTGTAGCTATGTATAATCAGAATGATGAAATTGATCAGATGCTTTCTTCCAAATAG
- the LOC108200413 gene encoding late embryogenesis abundant protein 29: MSSQQMSRDAKANAQSAMDSAKDNANSAQEKASNAASSAQEKASNAASSAQEKASNAANSAQAKASNAASSAQETASNAANATNEKASNAANAAAEQKDQGANWIQQKSEQIGSAAQGALDGVKNTLGVDQKK; the protein is encoded by the exons ATGTCTTCTCAGCAGATGAGCAGGGATGCTAAG GCCAATGCCCAGAGTGCTATGGATTCGGCCAAGGACAACGCAAACTCTGCACAAGAAAAGGCCTCCAACGCTGCGAGTTCAGCACAAGAAAAGGCCTCCAATGCCGCGAGTTCTGCACAAGAAAAGGCCTCCAATGCTGCCAATTCTGCACAAGCAAAGGCATCCAACGCTGCCAGTTCAGCACAAGAAACGGCCTCCAACGCAGCTAATGCTACAAACGAAAAGGCCTCCAACGCTGCCAATGCTGCAGCTGAACAGAAGGACCAGGGAGCTAATTGGATCCAGCAG AAGTCAGAACAGATTGGGAGTGCAGCTCAGGGCGCACTAGACGGAGTGAAGAACACTCTTGGAGTGGATCAGAAGAAGTGA